The genomic window TTTCGGGCCTGAATCGCGTCAGCCGCACGATTCTCGACGAGGCGGCGCGGGCCATGGCGGGCATGGTCTCGTTACCGCCAGCCCCGGCCGACGCCGCGGATCGGCCACTCGTGGCCGCTACGATGTTCGGCGTGACGACACCCTGCGTCGAGCGTGCGCGGCAAGTCCTGGAAGCCGCCGGTTGCGAAGTGCTCGTGTTTCACGCCACAGGCAGCGGTGGGCAAGCCATGGAATCGCTCGTGGCCGACGGCCTGCTCGCCGGCGTGCTCGACATCACGACCACGGAATTGGCCGACGAGCTCGTCGGCGGATTCCTGTCAGCCGGTCCCGATCGCCTGACCGCCGCGGGGCGCGCGGGCGTGCCGCAAGTGGTTTCGGTCGGTGCGACCGACATGGTTAACTTCCATGCGCGCGATACGGTGCCCGAGCGTTTTCGTGATCGGTTGCTCTACCAGCACAACGCCAGCGTCACACTGATGCGCACCACGGCGGAAGAAAATGCCCAAATTGGCGCCGATATCGGGCGCAAAGTGTCGGCGGCGAAGGGACCGGCGCTGGTATTGCTGCCCGAGCGCGGCGTGTCGGCCATCGATCGTACCGGGCAGCCGTTTAACGATCCCGCGGCGCGTCAAGCGCTCTTCGACGCTATCCGGCGCACCGCCGGCGCGACCGAGATCGTGTCGCTCGACTATCACGTCAACGATCCACAATTTGCCGAAGCGGCGGCCGAACATTTATTGGCTCTGATGCAGCTGCCGAAAAGTCGCACACACCGAGAGACCTGACGATGGCGCTATTTTCACGTGACGAAATCTTGCAGCGGCTGCGGGCCAAGGTTGCCGCCGGAAAACCGATCATCGGCGGCGGCGCCGGCACGGGGCTGAGCGCCAAGCTGTCCGAGGCCGGCGGCATCGATCTCTTGGTGATCTACAATTCCGGCCGCTTTCGCATGGCGGGGCGCGGTTCTCTCTCAGGCCTGATGCCCTATGGCGACGCCAACGGCATCGTCATGGAAATGGCCCGCGAGGTGCTGCCGATCGTCCAGCGCACGCCCGTTCTGGCCGGCGTGTGCGGCACGGATCCGTTCCGCGTCATGAAGCTGTTCTTGCG from Pirellulales bacterium includes these protein-coding regions:
- a CDS encoding Tm-1-like ATP-binding domain-containing protein; its protein translation is MSVYLLATLDTKGHEAAFLRDRLRACGAAVTLVDTGALGTPAITPDITREELFLAGGTNLTEIVARADRGAAVAAAAAGAAHLVQAHHTAGRVSGVLTLGGSAGTTIGSAAMRALPLGVPKMIVSTLASGQVRHYVGDKDILMLNAVVDISGLNRVSRTILDEAARAMAGMVSLPPAPADAADRPLVAATMFGVTTPCVERARQVLEAAGCEVLVFHATGSGGQAMESLVADGLLAGVLDITTTELADELVGGFLSAGPDRLTAAGRAGVPQVVSVGATDMVNFHARDTVPERFRDRLLYQHNASVTLMRTTAEENAQIGADIGRKVSAAKGPALVLLPERGVSAIDRTGQPFNDPAARQALFDAIRRTAGATEIVSLDYHVNDPQFAEAAAEHLLALMQLPKSRTHRET